A stretch of Plasmodium vinckei vinckei genome assembly, chromosome: PVVCY_05 DNA encodes these proteins:
- a CDS encoding zinc finger protein, putative, whose product MHRFKIYKIQMCKYALINKCDRGENCTFAHDINELRIKPDMRKTKLCKSYILGKCTDHSCIYAHSVNELREVGKPAICQLHREGRCIKGNQCRFAHSINDINTKLVQFYDCEENMISDINSVSNCDNSLSNISKGKRLILSNMKGYQNIRDNNSNFEIEYNMINKRNELLDVMLMENSSNSSVLSNNLAINNFVTKNVQNINRTNLVKTKPNNFASTIYINEKKNDINNQNGIIKNTKLSIINMSDNVKNGSFVENLNCVLQNSCESSSSNAQTGGRRNGGRQNNPVPTCVEKNETDSGLVNNISLLRQSINFQKKTPYNYVEEEDVINNNVEFKYSNTQNRINNNIIENYEHMNNLMDGNNYIKKNNLNYVNLCYNRFQDMSIETSPIQFDDIKNENKKKEKTYNYKLNKSYTNDYLLTSRENGTYDFDGYISSSNVDEKYENNLYLDLKNKKNNLSTQTNINYYEKKDLKNNDLYYSGFREICEFNLGSNNEGNSTHCVDTVGSMSIGNGFELHLKNVNDQDVHKERDEQNKIRETDYKINESCCGENVNEFLNNNKYSSKIMQNVSEVSTSNFVGNRFECEKDEERKCAELESITFDVSGNNITSSLKFPAFEKFVVSDKEEEKEIGNIGSGSNFKMDRIEGQVANNECFKESMIYKFGENKTEYLDTIKLGGLDKTIIRRNNMGGNKIKNNFIYRDEDKESRSSRNYFGTDKMVSNINLESSEKEYVEGDMCFKKYRSKWEEKKIENEDMNYYDGFEISMNKIPKTKNNTSVSKSVETSMNPHMIPYDKNKMKPFNNLSSNNNNRSKENSRDATNLLRGMINPIESPNKLINFDKKLGNMGEGNDVENEGRENNWDYMIRKFSDDQKEKKKEKKKKKKNDDSIEIGENGYSYLKREDMYDNYSVEKIDNEIENDIYNMNDIKKVVINSKIEHLGYLPFNKNVKKNVIENENYVSEFDCCRGGENFESKQNEIDSNVMTKDCKSFYDNNYSGVPMSILTRTHRDNNSASKTEGRKKSCLLIQNEEPNQWDQKCENVNNKNEKMNGSIIKGILSNFNEINNELLNPGKSICLDNKKKNINQINNVEVKNSSLTTSNVYKKDNGCPDFYNHEEGIYANEIFSPNPFFEVQRYFDSPWVYEKNEMENANTHNGNIVSSNNKHVSPTPYTQHNYKNKTNKQENNISFKANASINDEVFYGHMNQEYNMFLQNGNEVENLINDTNYLNNLYNTNQYNVNKGGDFWGQPNFFNYGIENNFDENNGSINETNNNKDTHFNNDFFLENKDFPLNDEEYSMNFCGDMVFNFVKNAE is encoded by the exons atgcatcgATTCAa GATATACAAGATCCAAATGTGCAAGTATGCACTAATAAACAAATGCGATAGAGGAGAGAACTGTACTTTTGCTCATGACATCAATGAATTAAGAATAAAGCCAGACAtgagaaaaacaaaattatgcaAGAGTTATATTTTAG GAAAATGTACTGACCATAGTTGTATATATGCCCATTCTGTGAATGAATTGAGGGAAGTAGGAAAGCCGGCAATCTGCCAGCTTCATCGAGAAG GGCGGTGCATAAAGGGGAACCAGTGCCGGTTTGCACATTCGATAAACGACATAAATACAAAGCTAGTTCAATTTTATGATTGTGAAGAGAATATGATTAGTGATATAAATAGTGTATCAAATTGTGATAACTCTTTGAGTAACATAAGTAAGGGGAAACGATTAATATTGAGCAATATGAAGGGATACCAAAACATACGCgataataattcaaacTTTGAAAtagaatataatatgattAATAAGAGAAATGAATTATTAGATGTAATGTTAATGGAAAATAGTTCCAATTCATCAGTTCTATCAAACAATCTTgctattaataattttgtgaCTAAAAATGTGCAAAACATAAACAGAACAAATCTAGTAAAAACAAAACCAAACAATTTCGCATcaactatttatataaatgaaaaaaaaaatgatattaacaatcaaaatggaataataaaaaatacaaaattatcaataataaatatgagtgataatgtaaaaaatggatcttttgttgaaaatttaaattgtgTGTTACAGAACAGTTGTGAGAGTAGTAGCAGTAATGCCCAAACTGGAGGAAGGAGAAATGGAGGAAGGCAAAACAATCCAGTCCCTACTTGTGTTGAGAAGAATGAGACAGATTCGGGTttagtaaataatatttcactTTTAAGACAGTctataaattttcaaaaaaaaacaccatataattatgtagaagaagaagatgtaataaataataatgttgaatttaaatatagtaatacacaaaatagaataaataataatataatagaaaattatgagcatatgaataatttgatggatggaaataattacattaaaaaaaataatttgaattatGTTAATTTATGCTATAATCGTTTCCAAGATATGTCCATAGAAACAAGTCCTATTCAATttgatgatataaaaaatgaaaataaaaaaaaagaaaaaacatataattataaattaaataaatcgTACACAAATGATTATTTACTAACTAGTAGAGAAAATGGTACTTACGATTTTGATGGATATATATCTAGTAGTAATGttgatgaaaaatatgagaataatttatacttagatttaaaaaataaaaaaaataatttatcgacccaaacaaatataaattattatgaaaaaaaagatttaaaaaataatgatttatattattccgGATTTAGAGAAATATGTGAATTTAATTTGGGGAGTAATAATGAGGGGAATAGTACACATTGTGTAGATACAGTGGGTTCTATGAGTATAGGGAATGGGTTCGAGTTGCATCTAAAGAATGTGAATGATCAAGATGTTCATAAAGAGAGagatgaacaaaataaaataagagaaacagattataaaataaatgaatccTGTTGTGGTGAAAATGtaaatgaatttttaaacaataataaatattcgaGTAAAATAATGCAAAATGTATCAGAAGTTTCAACATCTAATTTTGTTGGAAATCGTTTTGAATGTGAAAAAGATGAAGAAAGAAAATGTGCGGAATTAGAAAGTATCACGTTTGATGTTTCaggaaataatattacttCAAGTTTGAAGTTTCCAgcatttgaaaaatttgtTGTATCAGATAAAGAGGAGGAAAAGGAGATAGGGAATATTGGAAGTGGTTCGAATTTTAAAATGGATAGGATAGAAGGACAAGTTGCAAACAATGAATGTTTTAAAGAGAGTATGATTTATAAGTTTggtgaaaataaaacagaATACTTAGATACTATTAAATTAGGTGGGTTAGATAAGACAATAATaagaagaaataatatgggaggaaataaaattaaaaacaattttatttatagagACGAAGATAAAGAAAGTAGAAGTAGTAGAAATTATTTTGGAACCGATAAAATGGTTAGTAATATAAATCTTGAGAGTAGTGAAAAAGAATATGTTGAAGGTGACATGtgttttaaaaagtatagATCAAAATgggaagaaaaaaaaatagaaaatgaagatatgaattattatgatgGATTTGAAATATCGATGAATAAAATTcctaaaacaaaaaataatacatctGTCTCTAAATCAGTAGAAACATCAATGAACCCACATATGATTccatatgataaaaataagatgaaaccatttaataatttaagtagtaataataataatagaagTAAAGAGAACTCGAGAGATGCTACAAACCTGTTGAGAGGTATGATCAATCCAATAGAATCACCAAACAAGTTGATTAATTTTGATAAGAAGTTAGGAAATATGGGGGAAGGAAATGATGTAGAAAATGAAGGACGTGAAAATAACTGGGACTATATGATACGTAAATTTTCAGATGatcaaaaagaaaaaaagaaagaaaaaaaaaaaaaaaaaaaaaatgatgatagTATTGAAATTGGTGAAAATGGATATTCATATCTTAAGAGGGAAGATATGTATGACAATTATTCTGTGGAAAAAATAGACAACgaaattgaaaatgatatatacaatatgaATGACATTAAAAAGGTAGTGATAAATAGTAAGATAGAACATTTAGGTTACTTaccatttaataaaaatgtcaaaaaaaatgtgatagagaatgaaaattatgtttCCGAATTTGATTGTTGTAGAGGGGgtgaaaattttgaaagTAAACAGAATGAAATAGATAGCAATGTAATGACAAAAGATTGTAAAAGCttttatgataataattatagtGGCGTTCCTATGTCTATCCTTACAAGAACCCATCGTGATAATAATTCTGCATCTAAAACAGAAGGAAGAAAGAAAAGTTGTTTGTTAATTCAAAATGAAGAACCCAATCAATGGGATCAAAAATgtgaaaatgtaaataataaaaatgaaaaaatgaatggAAGTATTATAAAAGGGatattatcaaattttaatgaaataaataatgaactTTTAAATCCAGGAAAAAGTATATGTttagataataaaaagaaaaacataaatcagataaataatgtagaagtaaaaaatagttcCTTAACTACTTcaaatgtttataaaaaagataatggGTGTCctgatttttataatcatGAAGAGGGAATATATgcaaatgaaatattttcaccGAATCCTTTTTTCGAAGTACAAAGATATTTTGACTCTCCATGggtttatgaaaaaaatgaaatggaAAATGCTAACACTCATAATGGCAATATAGTtagtagtaataataaGCATGTCTCTCCTACCCCTTACACTcaacataattataaaaataaaacaaataaacaagaaaataatattagcTTTAAAGCAAATGCAAGTATAAATGATGAAGTTTTTTATGGGCACATGAATCaggaatataatatgtttttacaaaatggaaatgaagttgaaaatttaataaatgatacaaattatttaaataatttatacaatACTAATCAGTATAATGTTAATAAGGGTGGTGATTTCTGGGGTCAaccaaatttttttaattatggGATAGAGaataattttgatgaaaataatgggagtataaatgaaacaaacaataataaGGACACACATTTTAAcaatgatttttttttagagaATAAAGACTTTCCTTTGAATGATGAAGAATATTCCATGAATTTTTGTGGAGACAtggtttttaattttgtaaagaATGCCGAGTAA
- a CDS encoding 60S ribosomal protein L30e, putative: MAKKSKKSVGDNINSKLQLVMKSGKYQFGRKSCLKALRTGKGKLVIVSSNCPPIQRSVIEYYAMLSKCGVHDYHGDNNDLGTACGKLFRISCLVITDVGDSDIIKTNE, translated from the exons ATGGCAAAAAAATCAAAGAAAAGTGTAGGAGATAATATCAACTCCAAACTTCAACTTGTCATGAAGTCAGGAAAATATCAATTTGGAAGGAAATCATGTTTAAAAGCTTTAAGAACAGGAAAAG GCAAACTTGTAATTGTTAGCAGCAACTGCCCACCTATCCAAAGAAGTGTTATCGAATACTATGCTATGCTTTCAAAATGTGGTGTACATGATTACCATGgtgataataatgatttaGGAACAGCCTGTGGTAAATTATTTCGTATCAGTTGCTTAGTCATAACTGATGTTGGAGATTCagatataattaaaacaaatgaataa
- a CDS encoding tRNA methyltransferase, putative gives MFFSLTLLYAIWWVPFAINKKIIFDQNAKRINNHHYIKNYIRKNVFDNKNKIRKTILKYNRKKFENKIFDTHPNCCNDSNGCKNESYKSHIEKIYNDLNSLATKNDKINYIIQAGNKDCKDYYIPIDRANFTNKNIFDHTKKQKCYINELRSNVKYMYINKCNSNVYLGVDIEQCCFKNEEVKETCHDMPNKIPKLTISEIVLSNKEERNEKKKIINLLKMNDISGIERIIKKKSLPINYYITIDGGSDNIVLSNFLYMLLKGVNKLDLQFFLNIDFKKIASDFKNRFEIYFNTEHIVNHIYKRICKFFLKINEVENLKKKKKKNILTKLDINKCENQLDFSKDMKIYCYPKVAHMLSGGIDSLMALILLEKKKFYVDNYYFNFAHYDCSKNDLKYVKNICKNRNNLHIININNEYYESVFLPMLKSYAKGEVPNPDIVCNKKIKYNFLLKTIKSMSKLKGKNFNYSYISTGHYAMISTNNPKNCNNIFNNNFPYIKEKMEKKKKKNRYKLVVSSDLKKDQTFFLSSFSEKQLSKFLFPLSLYNKNDIKMFMKKNNITDYNPNETKGLCLYGNVDMHSLLRLYFKTGECSNSESVQNERVDSESGERVMKRGLDVQVSGVDLHRFKKNDIKDFNLNYVNYIINIDDGIVMEKNSDIHLYTIGQNKHITTYIHDLYINRFKNKKNKKNIFSSCQWTVVYKKILPKERQIMENFIYVTKNYYDKKFDIIKKKCKLKNVKWIEQCNNDNIPNYLKKKKKINRDSKIKDSVIIFVKIRNNEKIKKAKLIFNKNNKEPYLELENPDIGLSPGQIITFYLPFIIKKNKQTQYIYNLDKYLHFPIYYHCIGTAKIKNQYLNSGIYKRIMEIHKKNGLTPF, from the coding sequence ATGTTTTTCTCCTTAACATTATTATACGCCATTTGGTGGGTACCATTtgctataaataaaaaaataatatttgatCAGAATGCAAAAAGAATAAACAATCaccattatataaaaaattatatacggaaaaatgtttttgataacaagaataaaattagaaaaacaatattaaaatataacagGAAAAAGTTtgagaataaaatatttgatacACATCCTAATTGTTGTAATGATAGTAATGGATGTAAAAATGAATCTTATAAAAGtcatatagaaaaaatatataatgatttaaatagtttggctacaaaaaatgataagatcaattatattattcagGCAGGAAATAAAGATTGTAAAGACTATTATATACCCATAGATAGAGCAAATTttactaataaaaatatatttgaccatacaaaaaaacaaaaatgttatataaatgagCTTAGAAGTAatgttaaatatatgtacataaatAAGTGCAATTCGAATGTTTATTTGGGTGTAGATATAGAACAAtgttgttttaaaaatgaggAGGTAAAAGAAACATGTCATGATATGCCAAACAAAATACCTAAATTGACAATCTCTGAAATAGTATTGTCTAATAAGGAAGaaagaaatgaaaaaaaaaaaattataaacttACTAAAGATGAACGATATTAGTGGGATAGaaagaattataaaaaaaaaaagcttgccaataaattattatattacaaTTGATGGAGGTAGTGATAATATTGTATTGAgtaattttctttatatgtTATTGAAGGGAGTAAATAAATTGgatttacaattttttttgaatatagattttaaaaaaatagctagtgattttaaaaataggtttgaaatatatttcaatacAGAACATATTGTAAATCATATTTACAAACGAATTTGTAAattctttttaaaaataaatgaggtagagaatttgaaaaaaaaaaaaaaaaaaaatatattaacaaagcttgacataaataaatgtgaAAACCAATTAGATTTTAGTAAAGACATGAAGATATATTGTTATCCTAAAGTAGCACATATGCTTAGTGGAGGAATAGATTCATTGATGgctttaattttattagaaaaaaaaaagttttatgtcgataattattattttaattttgcaCATTATGATTGTAGTAAGaatgatttaaaatatgtaaaaaatatttgcaaaaatcgaaataatttacatattattaatataaataatgaatattatgaaaGTGTGTTTTTACCAATGCTTAAAAGTTATGCAAAAGGAGAAGTTCCAAACCCAGATATTgtttgtaataaaaaaataaaatataattttttattgaagACAATTAAATCTATGTCTAAATTAAAgggaaaaaattttaattattcttatatttCTACTGGTCATTATGCAATGATATCTACAAATAACCccaaaaattgtaataacatttttaataataattttccatatattaaagaaaaaatggaaaaaaaaaaaaaaaaaaatagatataaaTTAGTTGTTAGTAGTGACTTGAAAAAAGATCAAACATTTTTCTTATCCTCTTTTTCCGAAAAGcaattatcaaaatttttattcccCTTAAGtttgtataataaaaatgatataaaaatgtttatgaaaaaaaataatattacagATTATAATCCAAATGAAACTAAGGGTTTGTGTTTGTATGGAAATGTAGATATGCATTCATTGTTGAGACTGTATTTTAAAACAGGAGAGTGTAGCAACAGTGAGAGTGTGCAAAATGAACGTGTGGATAGTGAAAGTGGGGAGAGAGTAATGAAACGGGGGTTGGATGTCCAAGTTTCAGGGGTAGACTTACatagatttaaaaaaaatgatataaaagattttaatttaaattatgtaaattatattataaatatagatgaTGGAATAgttatggaaaaaaattcagatattcatttatatactaTAGGGCAAAACAAACATATAacaacatatatacatgatctatatataaatcgatttaaaaataaaaaaaataaaaaaaatatattttcttcatgcCAATGGACAGTAGTTTATAAAAAGATTTTACCAAAGGAGAGACAAATTAtggaaaattttatttatgttacaaaaaattattatgataaaaagtttgatattataaaaaaaaagtgtaaattaaaaaatgttaaatgGATCGAACAGtgtaataatgataatattccaaattatttaaaaaaaaaaaaaaaaataaatagagatagtaaaataaaagatagcgtaataatatttgtaaaaatacgaaacaatgaaaaaataaaaaaagcaaaattgatatttaataaaaataataaggagCCCTATTTGGAATTAGAAAATCCAGACATAGGTTTATCACCAGGTCAGATcattactttttatttaccatttattataaaaaagaataaacaaactcaatatatttataatctAGATAagtatttacattttccTATATACTACCATTGTATTGGGACtgctaaaataaaaaaccaGTACCTCAACAGtggcatatataaaagaataatGGAAAtccacaaaaaaaatggccTTACACCCTTTTAA
- a CDS encoding autophagy-related protein 8, putative gives MPSLKEEVPFESRVAETHKIRAKYPNRIPVVCEKAHRSNLPEIEKKKFLVPMNMLVGEFKFVLHQHINQSAYGNNMKLFREKTIYLFVNNIIPKTGLLMQELYEMYKDEDGYLYLEYSCESCFG, from the coding sequence atgcCATCATTAAAAGAAGAAGTCCCTTTTGAAAGTCGAGTTGCAGAGACTCATAAAATTCGAGCAAAATACCCAAACAGAATTCCAGTGGTATGTGAAAAAGCACATAGATCAAATTTACCcgaaattgaaaaaaagaaatttcTTGTACCTATGAATATGTTAGTAGGtgaatttaaatttgttttacaTCAGCATATAAATCAAAGTGCatatggaaataatatgaaattgTTTAGAGAAaaaactatatatttatttgtcaataatattattccaAAAACAGGGTTATTAATGCAAGAATTATATGAAATGTATAAAGACGAAGACGGATATTTGTATCTTGAATACAGTTGTGAAAGTTGTTTTggataa
- a CDS encoding RNA-binding protein 34, putative, producing MEEGIKCEDQPKAENCNENKDGNNVDNDTKQNNLNNSSQNKKKKNKKAKKTNLKRINKNKNKKNKKNQSNKNVEKNNRNGEGGQINSIVDFLKKNEPERVQKEDIKELKKEEEKSSVEIRQHKNDKKKEKKKEKKNDSIDIEERNERTVFVGNIPLNDVGNFKLLKILGIKKSLVESIRFRSLPLEEKYAKNKRLGIMLKKFTDVKDNKNACIRLKRKEDVSLLLNKNGTVYNGYVLRVNKFGDQSSFSRKKTVCVKNLDRSINEKDLYELFKDVDEIKGVRILRDLENSQSRGVAFVLFENRASVKKAINLFNGKEIKDRVITVEKVLQEKENDKNETSKHDFKKRGVNSFKKFKQKNTNRFKQRQK from the exons ATGGAGGAAGGAATAAAATGTGAGGATCAACCAAAAGCTGAAAACtgtaatgaaaataaagatggCAATAATGTTGATAATGATACAAAACAGAACAATTTAAACAATTCCagtcaaaataaaaaaaagaaaaataagaaaGCCAAAAAAACGAACTTAAAACGTatcaacaaaaataaaaataagaaaaacaaGAAAAACCAAagcaataaaaatgtagaaaaaaacaacagAAATGGAGAAGGGGGACAAATTAATTCCATCGTcgattttttgaaaaaaaacgaacCAGAGCGTGTGCAAAAAGAAG ACATTAAAGAGTTGAAAAaggaagaagaaaaatCATCCGTGGAAATTCGTCAACacaaaaatgataaaaagaaggagaaaaaaaaagaaaaaaagaatgatAGTATAGATATTGAAG agaGAAATGAGAGAACAGTATTTGTTGGTAATATCCCTTTAAATGATGTAGGCAATTTCAAATTGCTTAAAATACTAGGAATTAAAAAGTCATTAGTTGAATCG atAAGATTTCGATCGCTACCTTTGGAAGAGAAATATGCAAAGAACAAGAGGCTTGGCATCATGTTAAAAAAGTTCACG GATGTGAAGGATAACAAAAATGCATGCATACGACTGAAAAGGAAAGAAGATGTTTCTTTActtttgaataaaaat ggAACTGTATATAATGGATATGTTTTACGAGTAAACAAATTTGGTGATCAGAGTAGTTTTAGCAGAAAAAAAACTGTATGCGttaaaaatttagataggagtataaatgaaaaggatttatatgaattatttaaggatgttgatgaaataaaag GTGTCCGTATATTAAGGGATTTAGAAAATAGCCAATCAAGg GGTGTTgcttttgtattatttgaGAATAGAGCTTCCGTTAAAAAGGCAATAAACTTGTTCAACggaaaagaaataaaa GATAGAGTAATTACTGTTGAAAAAGTATTAcaggaaaaagaaaatgataaaaatg AAACATCAAAACATGACTTTAAAAAGAGAGGAGTAAatagttttaaaaaatttaaacaaaaaaatacaaatcgTTTTAAACAACGCCAAAAATAG
- a CDS encoding flagellar outer arm dynein-associated protein, putative: MSESEEILNRIKSYRGVVGVLVVNNEGLIIKSTFDQQQSDLHASLLTQLSTKARDIIRELDPQNDISFLRLRSKKHEIMIAPDKDYTLIVVQNPYADKDKN; encoded by the exons ATg AGTGAGTCTgaagaaatattaaatagaaTTAAAAGTTATAGAGGGGTTGTAGGAGTTTTAGTAGTTAATAATGAAggattaataataaaaagtacTTTTGATCAACAACAATCTGATTTACATGCGTCTTTACTTACACAATTATCGACAAAAGCACGAGATATAATAAGAGAGCTTGACCCACAG AATGATATAAGTTTCTTGCGACTTAGATCGAAGAAACATGAAATAATGATAGCACCAGACAAGGACTACACTTTAATAGTTGTCCAAAACCCATATGCTGAcaaagataaaaattaa
- a CDS encoding cytoplasmic dynein intermediate chain, putative, whose product MDSDVEYDILKPIDEEERIRLQNKLNEKRIELEEKKKYLEELKKSNENGILDSSKITNIDDIPDPDEMVKKFIEELQKEQDEDEIKLKDQIKDNNHNNMRHIENHRINRNAKSDMFHGKQRSIEEYVDKSFLFKKKASVKNFNFKINKINEEKYIHIEKKMITNFDKSVQVDIISENDEKIIDTKNSIKIGSKNGFEKIKGCQIKPAGTDKIIGDEGESGEVERGQVEEDKGSPRIDEERQRNIIKSKSFNQFIEKCSKIIERYMGEQEMFNTTLNFDTNKFKNKSKDSLNWEKLKLINKYYCKTYTNNRPITDVKTCNIYSELFLASYGASETGSYYDPDGYVLVWNSLMSNRPEYTLISQSPVCTCLFNKFNPYIVIGGTYTGNILLWDIRINQKKSIHKTILSSQGHLHPIYCAEIIGTQNSHNLISIDTDGRLCNWSLSMLTYPSDIVDLKKANKEISCSCFSFQEGEINTLYGGAEDGSIFQAQIHGNKTGITETYNMHSGPLTSMQFHPFIEGMEDNNDLMLTSSVDWTCKLLSIKNPENVLFTFDGFDDYIMDIKWSPVHPGIFATCTSNSKIQLWNISNDIENSYYETVLDVKAVNKIAWSYDGKKLIAADSSGILTLWNTSSDIYQPRSDEIAKFDKQIEKLKSNYTEFDLPEVEGV is encoded by the coding sequence ATGGACAGTGATGTGGAATATGATATACTTAAACCGATTGATGAAGAAGAAAGAATAAGATTACAAAATAAGTTGAATGAAAAAAGGATAGAattagaagaaaaaaaaaaatatttagaagaattaaaaaaatctaATGAAAATGGAATATTAGATAGTAGTAAAATTACAAACATTGATGATATTCCAGACCCTGATGAAAtggtaaaaaaatttattgagGAATTACAAAAGGAACAAGATgaagatgaaataaaattgaaagatcaaataaaagataataatcataataatatgagaCATATTGAAAATCATCGAATTAATAGAAATGCAAAATCAGATATGTTTCATGGAAAACAAAGATCTATTGAAGAATATGTAGATAaatcttttctttttaaaaaaaaagcatctgtaaaaaattttaattttaaaattaataaaataaatgaagaaaaatatatacacatcgaaaaaaaaatgataacaaattttgataaatcAGTTCAAGTCGATATAATATctgaaaatgatgaaaaaattatagacACAAAAAATAGCATAAAAATAGGTTCTAAAAATGggtttgaaaaaataaagggaTGTCAAATTAAGCCAGCAGGAACGGACAAAATAATTGGCGATGAAGGTGAAAGTGGGGAAGTTGAAAGGGGGCAGGTTGAAGAGGACAAGGGAAGCCCAAGAATTGACGAGGAAAGACAACGTAACATAATAAAGAGCAAAAGTTTTAATCAGtttattgaaaaatgttcaaaaataatagaaagATATATGGGGGAACAAGAAATGTTTAATACTACATTAAACTTTGAtacaaacaaatttaaaaataaatctaaagattcattaaattgggaaaaattaaaacttataaataaatattattgtaaaaCATATACTAATAATAGACCAATAACAGATGTAAAAacatgtaatatatatagtgaattatttttagcaTCTTATGGTGCATCTGAAACAGGTTCTTATTACGACCCTGATGGGTATGTACTAGTTTGGAATAGCTTAATGAGTAATCGACCTGAATATACACTTATATCTCAATCACCTGTATGTACatgtttatttaataagttTAATCCATATATAGTTATAGGAGGTACTTATACAggtaatatattattatgggatataagaataaatcaaaaaaaatctatacataaaacaatattatCTTCTCAAGGACATTTACATCCTATATATTGTGCAGAAATTATAGGAACACAAAATTctcataatttaataagtATCGACACGGATGGGAGATTATGTAACTGGTCATTGAGTATGCTTACCTATCCATCTGATATAgttgatttaaaaaaagcaaataaagaaatatcaTGTTCttgtttttcatttcaAGAAGGggaaataaatacattatatGGTGGAGCAGAAGATGGTTCAATATTCCAAGCACAAATACATGGAAATAAAACAGGAATAACAGAAActtataatatgcatagtGGCCCATTAACCTCAATGCAATTTCATCCATTTATCGAAGGAATGgaagataataatgatCTTATGCTAACTTCATCTGTTGATTGGACGTGTAAATTACTTAGTATTAAAAATCCagaaaatgttttatttacatttgaTGGATTTGATGATTATATAATGGATATAAAATGGAGTCCTGTACATCCTGGTATATTTGCAACTTGTACTAGTAACTCTAAAATACAATTATGGAATATTTCTAACGATATTGAAAATTCTTATTATGAAACTGTTCTTGATGTAAAAGCggttaataaaattgctTGGTCATAtgatggaaaaaaattaattgcTGCAGATTCAAGTGGAATCTTAACATTATGGAATACATCTAGTGATATATATCAACCTAGATCTGATGAAATTGCAAAATTTGATAAACAAATTGAAAAACTTAAATCAAACTACACAGAATTTGATCTTCCCGAAGTGGAAGGTGTCTAA